The Pontibacter pudoricolor genome contains a region encoding:
- a CDS encoding nitric-oxide reductase large subunit, with amino-acid sequence MKYRNLWLGFIAVIVGSFAVLGYYGIEIYREAPPIPRQVVTTSGKVLFTEQDIKDGQNVWQSVGGQELGSVWGHGAYVAPDWSADWLHKEAMYFLDTWAQQAKGVNYEALDEETKAMLEARLQKQIRANTYDPETGVLTVSDLRAEAISDVSRHYTGLFMDDPALAKHRDAYAMSDNTVKDPVRMQKLNAFFFWTSWACVTERPGKNITYTNNWPAEKLVANEPSSDLIIWTGFSVISLIAGVGLLAYYYASNKEDDIDLSKLPKKDPLLGLNATPSMKATLKYFWIVTALILVQVTLGVVSAHYGVEGQALYGFPLADYLPYSITRTWHVQLAIFWIATSWLATGLYIAPAVSGYEPKFQKLGVNFLFVCLLIIVAGSLAGQWYGIMQKLGYTENFWFGHQGYEYVDLGRFWQIFLLVGLFLWLGLMVRAILPAFRNDAEGRHLLGMFLISSAAIAIFYASGLMWGQHTNLAIAEYWRWWVVHLWVEGFFEVFATVVIAFLFVRMGLLDTKMATSTVLFSTIIFLFGGIIGTFHHLYFSGTPTAVMALGATFSALEVVPLVLIGFEAYHNLKISRLTQWIKAYKWPIYCFVAVAFWNLVGAGVFGFVINPPIALYYMQGLNTTPVHAHTALFGVYGILGIGLMLFVLKGLSGRRRWKDGVISFAFWSLNIGLILMVLISVLPIGLMQTWASVEYGLWYARSMEFMQTDTMETLRWLRVIGDTIFAGGIVALAWFIIGLKTGWSLEQDEDVQDIDLIQTQEDELTIKK; translated from the coding sequence ATGAAATATAGAAATCTATGGCTGGGGTTTATTGCCGTTATTGTCGGCTCCTTTGCCGTGCTGGGGTACTATGGTATCGAAATCTATCGGGAAGCGCCTCCCATTCCCAGGCAAGTGGTAACCACCTCCGGTAAGGTTCTTTTTACAGAGCAGGATATTAAAGACGGGCAAAATGTATGGCAGTCGGTTGGTGGGCAGGAGTTGGGTTCTGTCTGGGGCCACGGGGCTTACGTAGCACCCGACTGGAGTGCAGACTGGCTACACAAGGAAGCGATGTATTTCCTGGACACCTGGGCCCAGCAAGCGAAAGGCGTGAACTATGAGGCACTGGATGAAGAGACCAAAGCCATGCTGGAAGCTCGTCTGCAAAAACAGATAAGAGCAAACACCTACGATCCCGAAACCGGTGTACTGACCGTTTCAGATTTACGTGCTGAGGCTATTTCAGATGTAAGCAGGCATTATACAGGCCTGTTTATGGACGACCCTGCACTGGCAAAACACCGTGATGCATACGCCATGTCTGATAACACTGTAAAAGACCCTGTACGGATGCAGAAACTGAATGCCTTCTTCTTCTGGACCTCGTGGGCCTGTGTTACCGAACGTCCGGGTAAAAATATCACCTACACCAATAACTGGCCTGCTGAAAAGCTGGTAGCCAACGAGCCAAGCAGCGACCTGATCATCTGGACAGGTTTCAGTGTCATTAGCCTGATAGCTGGTGTGGGCCTGCTTGCCTACTATTATGCTTCTAACAAAGAGGATGACATAGACCTGAGCAAACTGCCAAAGAAAGATCCTTTGCTGGGCTTAAATGCCACGCCATCTATGAAAGCAACCTTAAAGTATTTCTGGATAGTGACAGCCCTTATACTCGTGCAGGTTACATTGGGAGTTGTGTCGGCCCACTACGGTGTAGAAGGCCAGGCCTTGTATGGTTTCCCGCTCGCCGATTACCTGCCCTACTCTATTACTAGAACCTGGCACGTGCAGCTCGCCATTTTCTGGATAGCTACCTCCTGGCTGGCAACCGGTCTATACATTGCCCCCGCTGTGTCGGGCTACGAGCCAAAATTCCAGAAACTGGGGGTAAACTTCCTTTTTGTCTGCCTGCTTATTATAGTTGCAGGTTCGTTGGCTGGGCAGTGGTATGGCATCATGCAGAAACTGGGATACACTGAAAACTTTTGGTTCGGACATCAGGGGTATGAATATGTAGACTTAGGGCGCTTCTGGCAGATATTCCTGTTAGTAGGCTTATTCCTGTGGCTGGGCCTGATGGTGCGCGCTATTCTGCCTGCTTTCCGGAACGATGCAGAAGGGCGTCATCTGCTGGGTATGTTCCTGATCTCATCGGCTGCAATTGCTATCTTCTATGCATCCGGCCTGATGTGGGGACAGCATACCAACCTGGCCATTGCCGAGTACTGGCGCTGGTGGGTAGTTCACCTGTGGGTAGAAGGCTTCTTCGAAGTTTTTGCTACCGTGGTAATTGCCTTCCTGTTTGTGCGCATGGGCCTGCTGGATACTAAAATGGCAACATCGACAGTACTTTTCTCTACCATCATTTTCCTTTTCGGAGGTATTATCGGTACGTTTCACCACTTATACTTCAGCGGTACGCCAACTGCTGTAATGGCCCTGGGTGCTACATTTAGTGCCCTGGAAGTTGTGCCGCTTGTACTTATTGGTTTTGAAGCCTACCATAACCTGAAAATAAGCCGCCTTACCCAGTGGATCAAGGCGTATAAGTGGCCCATCTACTGCTTCGTGGCCGTAGCTTTCTGGAACCTGGTTGGTGCAGGTGTGTTCGGGTTTGTGATCAATCCGCCAATTGCACTTTATTACATGCAGGGGCTGAATACAACACCTGTGCACGCACACACTGCTCTTTTCGGGGTATATGGTATACTTGGTATAGGGCTGATGCTGTTTGTACTGAAAGGTCTGTCCGGCCGTCGCCGCTGGAAAGATGGTGTAATAAGCTTTGCTTTCTGGTCCCTTAACATTGGCCTTATCCTGATGGTACTGATAAGTGTGCTTCCTATCGGGCTTATGCAGACGTGGGCAAGTGTGGAATACGGCTTATGGTATGCCCGCTCTATGGAGTTTATGCAGACAGACACCATGGAAACACTGCGCTGGCTACGGGTTATTGGTGACACGATCTTTGCTGGTGGTATTGTTGCCTTAGCCTGGTTCATCATCGGTCTTAAAACAGGTTGGTCGCTAGAGCAGGACGAAGATGTGCAGGACATAGACCTCATCCAGACACAGGAAGATGAACTAACTATAAAAAAGTAG
- a CDS encoding amino acid permease, which translates to MRKFLQNITRRKSGTALLADYYLDDNIQGTNLVRTLRLKDLVSFGIAAIIGAGIFSTIGNASAAGGPGVSLLFIFTAIACGFSALCYAQFASSIPVSGSAYTYAYASFGELVAWIIGWDLLMEYAIGNIAVAISWSDYFTAVLQGVGIGMPEYLTMDFLSASRGFTEVSTQLAQGKALTDLPSYLQEAYLAWSNAPTIAGIKLVADIPALGITVLITYLVYVGIKESKRTANLLVLLKLIVILLVITVGAFYVNTDNWSPFAPNGISGILKGVSAVFFAYIGFDAISTTAEECENPQRDLPRAMILALIICTVLYVILALVLTGMVPYNELAVGDPLAYVFSRVNLDAMAGIVAVSAIVAMASVLLVFQYGQPRIWMSMSRDGLLPKIFSSIHPKHKTPWFATIVTGFVVAVPALFMNLTEVTDLTSIGTLFAFVLVCGGILVMEEKQKQLETIHKGFRVPYINARYTLPLLMIGLLIILYIYNGEAMTTYLSTEGGWEEFQHKLPLLGFMIIAAIMTVLSFVKNLSLIPVLGLLTNLYLMTELGITNWTRFLGWLALGLILYFVYGYRNSKLGKHQL; encoded by the coding sequence ATGCGTAAATTTCTACAGAACATTACCCGACGAAAAAGCGGAACGGCATTGCTGGCCGATTACTACCTCGACGACAACATACAGGGTACCAACCTTGTGCGCACACTTCGGCTTAAGGATCTTGTTTCTTTTGGTATTGCAGCTATAATCGGGGCCGGTATTTTCAGCACTATTGGTAATGCAAGTGCAGCCGGCGGACCGGGTGTATCGCTCCTGTTCATTTTTACGGCTATTGCCTGTGGTTTTTCGGCATTGTGTTATGCGCAGTTTGCTTCATCCATACCGGTTTCGGGTAGTGCTTATACCTATGCTTATGCTTCTTTTGGCGAGCTGGTCGCCTGGATCATTGGCTGGGATTTACTGATGGAATATGCGATTGGCAACATCGCTGTAGCTATTTCCTGGTCTGATTATTTTACGGCTGTGCTGCAAGGTGTAGGAATCGGGATGCCCGAATACCTGACCATGGATTTTCTGAGTGCTTCGCGTGGCTTTACAGAAGTGTCAACTCAATTAGCTCAGGGGAAGGCCCTTACTGACCTCCCCAGCTATCTGCAGGAGGCTTACCTTGCCTGGTCGAATGCGCCAACTATAGCTGGAATAAAACTGGTGGCTGATATTCCTGCTTTAGGTATTACGGTGCTCATCACCTACCTGGTTTATGTGGGTATAAAAGAGTCGAAGCGTACAGCTAACCTGCTGGTTTTGCTTAAGCTTATAGTTATACTTTTAGTGATTACAGTTGGTGCATTTTATGTAAATACCGATAACTGGTCGCCGTTTGCGCCGAATGGCATTTCGGGCATTCTGAAAGGTGTGTCGGCTGTATTTTTTGCCTACATCGGGTTCGACGCGATATCTACCACCGCAGAAGAATGTGAGAATCCGCAGCGCGACCTGCCGCGTGCCATGATCCTGGCCCTGATTATCTGTACAGTACTTTATGTGATCCTGGCACTGGTGCTTACCGGTATGGTCCCTTACAACGAACTGGCCGTTGGCGACCCGCTGGCTTATGTTTTCTCCAGAGTTAACCTGGATGCAATGGCTGGTATAGTTGCTGTGAGTGCTATAGTTGCCATGGCCAGCGTACTGCTTGTTTTCCAGTATGGGCAGCCACGTATCTGGATGAGTATGAGCCGCGACGGCCTGCTACCTAAGATCTTCTCCAGCATCCACCCGAAACATAAAACACCGTGGTTTGCAACTATAGTTACCGGATTTGTGGTAGCTGTGCCTGCCCTTTTCATGAACCTGACCGAGGTGACCGACCTGACAAGTATTGGCACCTTGTTCGCTTTTGTGCTGGTATGTGGTGGTATTCTGGTAATGGAAGAAAAACAGAAACAACTAGAGACTATACACAAAGGCTTCCGGGTACCTTATATTAATGCCAGATATACGTTGCCGTTACTGATGATAGGTTTGCTGATTATTCTCTACATTTACAACGGTGAGGCCATGACAACTTATTTAAGCACTGAAGGAGGCTGGGAAGAGTTTCAGCATAAGCTGCCGCTGCTGGGCTTTATGATCATTGCCGCTATCATGACGGTACTTTCTTTTGTAAAAAACCTGTCGCTTATTCCGGTATTGGGCTTACTCACCAACTTGTACCTGATGACGGAGCTTGGCATTACAAACTGGACCCGTTTCCTGGGTTGGCTGGCACTGGGCCTGATATTATATTTTGTTTATGGCTACCGCAACAGCAAATTAGGCAAGCATCAATTGTAA
- a CDS encoding amino acid permease, whose translation MSKNIFATKSVDKLIKESESGEHGLKRTLTATNLTMLGVGAIIGAGIFVLTGTAAANAAGPAIVISFLIAGLGCLFAGLCYAEFASMIPIAGSAYTYGYATLGEFIAWIIGWDLILEYLFGAATVAVGWSGNFVSLLKSIGITVPAAIAAAPLAYDGNSFTATGSIINLPAIVLILIMTTLLVIGIQESAKFNNIIVIVKVAIVLLVIAFGFQYIDPSNWTPFIPDKEVLVDGATRYGWQGVVAGAAIVFFSYIGFDAVSTAAQEAKNPQRDMPIGMLTSLGICTLLYVLMSLVMTGLVPYKMLNVPDPVLVALSAAGPSLSWLYFFTGVGAVAGLASVVLVMLMGQPRIFFAMSRDGLLPAFFGKVHPKFNTPYVTTILTGLVAAVVAGIFPIGLLGELVSIGTLLAFVIVCAGIIVLRRTSPELKRPFKTPFVPLVPILGILICGYMMVNLGFDTWMRLIIWMAIGVLIYFLYGRKHSKLRKQNDALEAGKIPVS comes from the coding sequence ATGTCAAAAAATATCTTCGCGACAAAATCTGTCGATAAACTGATCAAAGAATCAGAAAGCGGTGAGCACGGTCTTAAACGGACCCTAACGGCCACTAACCTTACCATGCTGGGCGTGGGTGCCATTATTGGGGCCGGTATTTTTGTGCTTACCGGTACCGCTGCCGCAAATGCTGCGGGCCCTGCTATTGTTATTTCCTTTTTAATTGCCGGGCTTGGCTGTTTGTTTGCCGGTCTGTGCTACGCCGAGTTTGCCTCTATGATACCTATTGCAGGCAGCGCTTATACCTATGGTTATGCCACGCTGGGCGAGTTTATAGCCTGGATCATTGGCTGGGACCTGATACTGGAATATTTGTTTGGTGCCGCAACAGTAGCTGTAGGCTGGAGCGGTAACTTTGTAAGCTTGCTCAAATCGATTGGTATTACCGTGCCGGCTGCAATTGCTGCTGCCCCGCTTGCTTACGATGGTAACTCATTTACTGCCACAGGTTCTATTATCAACCTGCCGGCTATAGTGTTGATACTTATCATGACGACGTTGCTGGTAATCGGTATTCAGGAATCTGCCAAATTCAACAACATCATCGTTATTGTAAAAGTGGCTATCGTATTGCTGGTTATCGCTTTTGGCTTCCAGTACATAGATCCTTCTAACTGGACTCCTTTTATCCCTGACAAAGAGGTATTGGTTGACGGTGCTACCCGTTATGGCTGGCAGGGTGTAGTGGCCGGTGCAGCCATCGTATTCTTCTCTTATATAGGGTTTGATGCTGTCAGCACTGCCGCCCAGGAAGCAAAGAACCCGCAGCGCGACATGCCTATCGGTATGCTTACATCGCTGGGTATCTGCACATTACTTTATGTATTGATGTCTCTGGTAATGACTGGCCTGGTACCTTACAAAATGCTGAATGTTCCGGATCCGGTACTGGTGGCACTTTCTGCTGCGGGTCCTTCGCTTAGCTGGTTATACTTCTTTACCGGGGTGGGTGCTGTAGCTGGTCTGGCTTCGGTTGTATTGGTGATGCTGATGGGGCAGCCACGTATTTTCTTTGCAATGAGCCGCGATGGTTTACTGCCTGCGTTTTTCGGTAAAGTACATCCAAAATTCAATACACCTTATGTAACTACTATCCTTACAGGTTTGGTAGCAGCTGTAGTCGCCGGTATTTTCCCTATTGGGTTACTGGGTGAACTGGTAAGTATCGGAACGTTGCTGGCTTTCGTAATTGTGTGTGCTGGTATTATAGTGTTGCGCCGTACAAGCCCTGAGTTAAAGCGTCCGTTCAAAACTCCTTTTGTACCACTTGTTCCGATACTGGGCATCCTAATCTGCGGATACATGATGGTAAACCTGGGTTTTGATACCTGGATGCGCCTGATCATCTGGATGGCAATTGGTGTATTGATTTACTTTTTGTATGGCCGCAAACACAGCAAGCTTCGCAAGCAGAACGATGCACTTGAAGCTGGTAAAATTCCGGTAAGTTAA